A single genomic interval of Alcaligenes sp. SDU_A2 harbors:
- the metG gene encoding methionine--tRNA ligase yields MSRTIFVTTALPYANGSFHIGHIMEYIQADIWVRSMRMSGHTLHFVGADDAHGAPIMLKAESAGITPAQLVDRIAAERPLYLNGFHIKFDHWHRTDSDTNIALAQDIYRSLKAAGFIDTRTIEQFYDPVKGMFLPDRYIKGECPKCHAKDQYGDSCEVCSAVYAPTELIEPYSTLTRARPVLKSSEHFFFRLSDPRCVAFLQEWTTGTNAQGKPHLQSEVLGKTREWLGTGDGAQASLNDWDISRDEPYYGIPIPDAPGKYFYVWLDAPVGYLASLKSYCAEQGLDFDALLDPNGNTEQVHFIGKDIVYFHALFWPAMLKFSGRKVPDALNVHGFITVSGEKMSKSRGTGISPLRYLELGMDAEWMRYYMAAKLNSHVEDMDFNPEDFIARVNSDLIGKYVNIASRAANFISKHFDGQLAYHSDTAQMQAELQAVAEKVRADLENREYSRAVRQIMAQADLINQAFDTAQPWIMAKGIGTAEQAQKDALQDVCSRTLAGFKGLSVMLAAILPALTDRVARELFGMDRSFTWNDVAQLPARIAPFKHLMQRVDSNLVDELLAPPPAPVVLPGGEAIADTIDIKDFAKVDLRIAKIVSCEPVDGSDKLLRLSLDVGEGRLRQVFSGIKSAYQPDDLVGKLTVLVANLAPRKMRFGVSEGMVLAASHADESVDDGIYVLEPFPGAQPGMRIH; encoded by the coding sequence ATGTCACGAACGATATTTGTCACGACCGCCCTGCCGTATGCCAACGGCTCGTTTCACATCGGCCATATCATGGAGTACATCCAGGCCGATATCTGGGTCCGGTCCATGCGAATGTCGGGACATACGCTGCACTTTGTAGGCGCGGATGATGCTCACGGCGCGCCCATCATGCTCAAGGCCGAAAGCGCCGGCATCACGCCCGCCCAGTTGGTGGACCGCATCGCGGCCGAACGCCCGCTGTACCTGAACGGCTTTCACATCAAGTTCGATCACTGGCACCGGACCGACTCGGACACCAACATTGCGCTGGCTCAGGATATTTACCGTTCGCTCAAGGCAGCCGGTTTCATTGACACGCGCACCATCGAACAGTTCTACGATCCGGTCAAAGGCATGTTCCTGCCCGACCGCTACATCAAGGGCGAATGCCCCAAGTGCCACGCCAAGGACCAGTACGGCGACAGCTGCGAAGTGTGCAGCGCCGTCTATGCGCCCACCGAACTGATCGAGCCGTATTCCACCCTGACCCGCGCCCGTCCGGTGCTCAAGAGCTCCGAGCACTTTTTCTTTCGCCTGTCCGACCCGCGTTGCGTGGCCTTTCTGCAGGAATGGACCACTGGCACCAATGCCCAGGGCAAACCGCACCTACAATCCGAAGTGCTGGGCAAGACCCGCGAATGGCTGGGCACGGGCGACGGAGCCCAAGCGTCGCTGAACGACTGGGACATTTCCCGCGACGAGCCCTACTACGGCATCCCCATTCCCGACGCACCGGGCAAGTACTTCTATGTCTGGCTGGATGCGCCGGTGGGCTACCTGGCTTCACTCAAGTCCTATTGCGCCGAGCAGGGCCTGGATTTTGACGCACTGCTGGACCCGAACGGCAACACCGAGCAGGTTCACTTCATCGGCAAGGACATCGTGTACTTCCACGCGCTGTTCTGGCCGGCCATGCTGAAATTTTCCGGCCGCAAGGTGCCTGACGCGCTGAATGTGCACGGTTTCATTACCGTCAGCGGCGAAAAAATGTCCAAGAGCCGCGGCACGGGCATCTCGCCGCTGCGCTATCTGGAACTGGGCATGGACGCCGAATGGATGCGCTACTACATGGCAGCCAAGCTGAACTCGCACGTCGAGGACATGGACTTCAACCCCGAGGACTTCATTGCCCGCGTCAACAGCGATCTGATCGGCAAGTACGTGAACATCGCCAGCCGCGCCGCTAATTTCATCAGCAAGCATTTCGACGGCCAACTGGCCTACCACAGCGACACGGCGCAGATGCAGGCCGAGCTGCAGGCCGTGGCCGAAAAGGTGCGCGCCGATCTGGAAAACCGCGAATACAGCCGCGCCGTGCGTCAGATCATGGCGCAGGCCGACCTGATCAACCAGGCGTTTGATACGGCCCAGCCCTGGATCATGGCCAAAGGCATAGGCACCGCCGAGCAAGCCCAGAAAGACGCGCTACAAGACGTCTGCTCGCGCACCCTGGCCGGCTTCAAGGGCTTGTCCGTCATGCTGGCCGCCATTTTGCCCGCGCTGACCGACCGTGTCGCCCGCGAACTGTTCGGCATGGACCGCAGCTTTACCTGGAACGACGTGGCCCAACTGCCCGCCCGCATCGCCCCCTTCAAGCACCTGATGCAGCGTGTGGACAGCAATCTGGTGGACGAGCTGCTGGCCCCGCCGCCCGCACCCGTCGTGCTGCCCGGTGGCGAAGCCATCGCCGACACCATCGACATCAAGGACTTCGCCAAGGTGGACCTGCGCATCGCCAAGATCGTGTCCTGCGAACCGGTGGATGGTTCGGACAAGCTGCTGCGCCTAAGCCTGGATGTAGGCGAAGGCCGCCTGCGCCAGGTGTTTTCGGGCATCAAGTCGGCCTATCAGCCCGATGATCTGGTTGGCAAGCTGACCGTGCTGGTCGCCAATCTGGCCCCACGCAAGATGCGCTTTGGCGTATCAGAAGGCATGGTGCTGGCCGCCAGCCACGCCGACGAGTCCGTGGACGACGGCATCTACGTGCTGGAACCCTTCCCCGGCGCGCAGCCCGGCATGCGCATCCACTGA
- the apbC gene encoding iron-sulfur cluster carrier protein ApbC has translation MTVSSERVLQALAGVTDPSTLKKLSVEAGRCELDIDNNRVSVTLYLPYTAYDIQGQLRERIEQALAAQGAQLEKLHLKSRIGTHAVQEGLRPMPNIRNIIAVASGKGGVGKSTTSVNLALALHMQGARVGLLDADIYGPSVPIMLGLHEKPRSADGKMMEPLIGHGLQANSIGFLLDENAPAIWRGPMATQALTQLLNQTRWDDLDYLIIDMPPGTGDIALTLSQKVPLTGAVIVTTPQDLALADAKRGLTMFQKVNVPVLGIVENMSVHICTNCGHADPVFGQHGGRDMAAQFNVPWLGALPLAMNIRAQTDSGTPTVIAAADSAEARLYQEIANRVSANLSQLPPDTSGQRPKVVPRPL, from the coding sequence ATGACTGTAAGTTCTGAACGTGTATTGCAGGCTCTGGCAGGGGTGACCGATCCCAGCACGTTAAAGAAGCTGTCGGTAGAGGCGGGCCGGTGTGAGCTCGACATCGATAATAATCGGGTGTCGGTCACCTTGTACCTGCCCTATACGGCCTACGACATCCAGGGGCAGTTGCGCGAGCGTATCGAACAGGCGTTGGCGGCCCAGGGCGCACAGCTGGAGAAACTGCACCTGAAATCGCGCATCGGCACACATGCGGTGCAAGAGGGCCTGCGGCCCATGCCTAATATCCGTAATATTATTGCGGTGGCCTCGGGCAAGGGCGGCGTGGGCAAGAGCACCACATCCGTCAATCTGGCCTTGGCGCTACACATGCAAGGAGCCCGGGTGGGCCTGCTGGATGCCGACATCTACGGCCCCAGCGTACCTATTATGCTGGGCCTGCACGAAAAGCCGCGCAGCGCCGACGGCAAGATGATGGAGCCGTTGATCGGCCACGGCCTGCAGGCCAACTCCATCGGTTTCTTACTGGACGAAAATGCGCCGGCCATCTGGCGCGGCCCTATGGCGACCCAGGCCCTGACGCAGTTGCTTAACCAGACACGTTGGGACGATCTGGATTACTTGATCATCGACATGCCGCCCGGCACGGGCGACATCGCCCTGACGCTGTCCCAGAAAGTGCCGCTGACCGGTGCCGTCATTGTCACCACGCCGCAGGATCTGGCCCTGGCCGACGCCAAACGCGGCCTGACCATGTTCCAGAAGGTCAATGTGCCGGTGTTGGGCATTGTGGAAAACATGTCGGTGCATATCTGTACCAACTGCGGTCATGCCGATCCTGTATTCGGTCAGCATGGCGGGCGGGATATGGCGGCGCAGTTCAATGTGCCCTGGCTGGGTGCCTTGCCGCTGGCCATGAATATCCGCGCACAGACCGATTCGGGCACGCCCACCGTTATCGCTGCGGCCGACAGCGCCGAAGCGCGCCTGTACCAGGAGATTGCCAATCGCGTGTCGGCCAACCTTTCGCAATTGCCACCCGATACGTCGGGACAGCGGCCCAAGGTCGTTCCCCGTCCTCTTTGA
- a CDS encoding autotransporter assembly complex protein TamA, translating into MLKSGLCLIVLLALCRPAWANDVPEVIIDPGGVPPEALKEIQRAVSAITRLAEDQDVGETSRLRRRAHDATVSALETQGYFDSVVTLEVGEDIGGETWDIIIEPGELTHVRQVDLDFKGQITQPPFQVRLEGIKADFPLKPGDPFLNKVWSSAKADLLESVQRQDFYYARYESTRALVHAEESVADLSLKVKSGPRVRMGPLVTTGLKRVPQSLIDHYVRYEPGDPYDQDLLDEWQQSLASTTFFRGAFVTLDDESSLQKVRADGEVELPVLVRLTEAPAKRFTGSLGADSDHGVRLEGLYRQNIVFGLPVWTEAGLGVDKKRQRAFYDIHLPPTPSGYKNSLGLLYDRSDIEGLDTARAAIGWKLRQERKAAGSSRVEFETEWGLLGAWDKTKISGLPTREVPSAIATWQWLRRDVDKKYDPREGNLVDLGLGAGVTLDKGEAFYRANLRLQQWWPIGDWDVLSVRGEVGKVWRMTERTPPDFGYRTGGARSIRGYKFQSIGLRLNDAVVGAPTMAVASVEYTHFFTSMYGMRAFVDVGDAAPSFGDMKLAWGYGLGAVVRTPAGPFNVDLAYGQRDKRLRLSFSLGIAF; encoded by the coding sequence ATGCTGAAATCCGGCTTGTGCCTGATCGTATTGCTGGCCCTGTGCCGACCGGCCTGGGCCAATGACGTTCCCGAGGTCATCATCGATCCGGGTGGCGTGCCCCCCGAAGCCCTGAAGGAAATCCAGCGTGCCGTCAGCGCCATTACGCGGCTGGCCGAAGATCAGGATGTGGGCGAAACATCGCGGCTGCGGCGGCGCGCGCATGATGCGACGGTGTCGGCCCTGGAAACTCAGGGCTATTTCGATTCCGTGGTCACGCTGGAGGTCGGCGAGGACATAGGCGGCGAAACCTGGGACATCATCATCGAGCCGGGTGAACTGACCCACGTGCGACAGGTGGACCTGGATTTCAAGGGGCAGATCACCCAGCCGCCATTCCAGGTCCGTCTGGAAGGCATCAAAGCGGATTTTCCGCTCAAGCCGGGCGATCCTTTCCTAAACAAGGTGTGGTCCTCGGCCAAGGCGGATTTGCTGGAAAGCGTGCAACGGCAGGATTTCTACTATGCGCGCTACGAAAGCACGCGCGCGTTGGTGCATGCCGAAGAAAGCGTGGCCGACCTGTCCCTCAAGGTCAAAAGCGGCCCGCGGGTGCGGATGGGGCCTTTGGTCACGACCGGCCTGAAGCGGGTGCCGCAGTCCCTGATCGATCATTATGTGCGCTACGAACCGGGCGACCCCTACGATCAGGATCTGCTGGACGAGTGGCAACAGTCCTTGGCCTCGACCACGTTTTTTCGTGGCGCTTTCGTGACCTTGGACGACGAGTCCAGTTTGCAGAAGGTGCGCGCGGACGGCGAGGTCGAGCTGCCTGTGCTGGTACGGTTGACCGAGGCCCCCGCCAAGCGCTTTACCGGTTCTTTGGGCGCGGACAGCGACCACGGCGTGCGTCTGGAAGGACTCTACCGGCAGAATATTGTTTTTGGCCTGCCGGTCTGGACAGAGGCCGGTCTTGGAGTGGATAAAAAACGCCAGCGGGCGTTTTACGACATCCATTTGCCGCCTACGCCCAGCGGCTACAAAAACAGTCTGGGTTTGTTGTATGACCGCTCCGACATCGAAGGTCTGGACACGGCACGCGCTGCGATAGGCTGGAAGCTGCGTCAGGAACGCAAGGCGGCAGGCAGCAGCCGTGTGGAATTCGAGACCGAATGGGGTTTGCTCGGTGCCTGGGACAAGACCAAGATATCCGGTCTGCCCACGCGGGAAGTGCCGTCGGCCATTGCGACCTGGCAGTGGTTGCGCCGCGATGTGGACAAAAAATACGACCCGCGCGAGGGTAATCTGGTGGATCTGGGTCTGGGGGCGGGTGTCACCCTGGACAAGGGCGAAGCGTTTTACCGGGCCAATCTGCGCTTGCAGCAGTGGTGGCCCATTGGTGATTGGGATGTGCTGTCGGTGCGGGGCGAGGTTGGCAAAGTGTGGCGCATGACCGAGCGCACGCCGCCGGACTTTGGCTATCGTACCGGGGGCGCGCGCAGCATTCGCGGCTATAAGTTCCAGAGCATAGGCCTGCGGCTTAATGATGCCGTAGTGGGCGCGCCCACGATGGCAGTGGCCAGCGTGGAATACACACATTTCTTCACCAGCATGTACGGCATGCGTGCTTTCGTGGACGTGGGCGATGCCGCGCCTAGCTTTGGCGACATGAAGCTGGCCTGGGGTTATGGTCTGGGTGCCGTGGTACGCACACCGGCCGGGCCTTTTAACGTCGATCTTGCGTACGGGCAGCGGGACAAGCGCCTGCGCCTGAGCTTTTCTTTGGGAATCGCATTCTGA
- a CDS encoding translocation/assembly module TamB domain-containing protein gives MAFVRRWFRRFALWGIPFVVMALLLVCGFVYWALATQAGTRWALDTALPYAGGQAQGVSGSVWDGLSIDNLTLELPDTHVGIEGLRVQVNWRELLERRLHVLELSARTVDVGLSTPAQPAAQEPFQMPELPVYIAVDKLALGRFSLTQDGVALPLSIADLSAALAVGREAGQLRLHDLVLSNEAMQASVQGELELAQLKAPFPARADIQVVAQGLGEQSPICARQYLPGYAVKSGAPANTVVGSDSTASAAGHRAADAPAVREHPAGPGADCVIHAQLKLDGSLEQAALTVQGSGQGYSLDAKADLTPLAAVPVRQATLALHLPDQSRVNADFAWEAQQEGAHIKDHFTGQFSSDKLDLHALLGNVLPDALINGQGRFDVTLVDKTQLVAADVDVQLLQGSRWNKQAAAGQLKARVASAAQPGSADWWRSVTVSDALTDVKIGDNRVSLKGGFGTPASVLDLQVQMPHAGQLWPGLELGKASVQGVLKGSVASHALELKGQYDLGGNTRTQLGQGLAQADLALAGNWNFAAQGKAASWDGRITRLNADHAGLGLKLQSALPVLFTAALTPPAPEPERVQALEQEQGAQTASAQTAPGTATVASSSVQAVKATAGAGAAPWSVRIGASSLATTLDGQSWISLRHVESRYQAGQWASQAELNDLVLSEPRIQRLMRKLGLQEQTQEKKGGVKVASRRNARPDEIEIKAGWNLSFAGGLSGQVRIERVSGDIQVPAEPPFPLGLQDLGLVIKATPGQGGRSRLDAVLDVRTQRMGYLTASAQTVVHATPGGGIALRDTDPKAINIKANIDDLGWTSLFLGDAMELGGRLNADVNIDVGAKWAWTSRGTVTGRDLRFTRLDDGIRLLNGSLDARFDDEIFHLDSLTFPAILRVEPKEWRTATWLRESPDAKDGKLTVSGQWNLMTQQGAFAVDILRFPIVQRADRYAMMSGRLDLDMDLPQVAIRGKVVADAGWFNLDMLGGIPTVDSDVVVLRAGQTLKDEDVSGTTDMTMEIDVDLGPRFYLTGYGVNSGLVGNLRISMIGGKLTGIGALRTRGGRIELYGQKLLLRRGTVTFQGDITAPILDIEALRTNQAVQAGVKVIGTARRPRIDLVSYPEVSEVEKLSWLLLGHGPDDSGGDIALLLSVGTSFLGDGEPFYRKFGIDEVAMRSGDLGSPGSILPVESVVKSLNSGTSDEERKFIAISKALTEDITISLQQAMADTGTVGRVSYRLARGLTAELSAGTVNGLALIYRWFSQD, from the coding sequence ATGGCTTTTGTGCGACGCTGGTTCCGTCGTTTTGCCTTGTGGGGCATCCCTTTTGTGGTGATGGCTCTGCTGTTGGTGTGTGGGTTTGTGTATTGGGCGCTGGCCACCCAGGCGGGCACGCGATGGGCCTTGGATACGGCTTTGCCGTATGCGGGCGGGCAGGCACAGGGGGTCAGCGGCTCTGTCTGGGATGGCCTGTCCATCGACAATCTGACGCTGGAGTTGCCCGATACCCATGTGGGTATCGAAGGTTTGCGTGTGCAGGTCAATTGGCGGGAATTGTTGGAGCGTCGCCTGCACGTGCTGGAACTGAGCGCACGCACCGTGGATGTCGGCCTGAGCACGCCAGCCCAGCCCGCTGCGCAAGAACCCTTCCAGATGCCCGAACTCCCTGTCTATATTGCGGTGGACAAGCTGGCATTAGGCCGGTTTTCCCTGACGCAGGACGGCGTGGCCTTGCCGCTGTCGATAGCCGATCTGTCGGCGGCGCTGGCTGTCGGGCGCGAGGCCGGACAACTGCGGCTGCATGACTTGGTGCTTTCTAACGAAGCCATGCAAGCCAGTGTGCAAGGCGAACTGGAGCTGGCGCAGTTGAAGGCTCCGTTTCCGGCGCGTGCCGACATCCAGGTCGTTGCGCAGGGGCTTGGCGAGCAATCGCCGATCTGCGCGCGGCAGTATCTGCCCGGCTACGCCGTTAAATCCGGCGCGCCGGCCAACACGGTGGTCGGGTCAGACAGCACGGCATCGGCAGCAGGCCATCGCGCGGCCGATGCCCCCGCCGTGCGCGAACATCCAGCCGGGCCAGGGGCGGATTGTGTTATTCATGCCCAGCTCAAGCTGGATGGTTCGCTGGAGCAGGCCGCATTGACTGTGCAAGGCAGCGGACAAGGCTACAGCCTGGATGCCAAGGCCGATCTGACGCCTTTGGCGGCCGTGCCGGTGCGTCAGGCGACGCTGGCGCTGCATCTACCCGATCAGTCCAGAGTCAATGCCGACTTTGCCTGGGAAGCGCAGCAGGAAGGGGCGCATATCAAGGATCATTTCACCGGCCAGTTCAGCAGCGACAAACTGGACCTGCACGCCTTGCTGGGCAATGTCCTGCCCGATGCGCTCATCAACGGCCAGGGACGTTTTGATGTGACCTTGGTGGACAAGACCCAATTGGTGGCGGCGGATGTGGATGTCCAGTTGTTGCAAGGCAGTCGCTGGAATAAACAGGCCGCAGCCGGGCAACTCAAGGCACGTGTTGCGTCTGCGGCCCAGCCGGGTAGCGCCGATTGGTGGCGCAGTGTCACGGTGTCCGATGCCTTGACCGATGTAAAGATAGGTGACAACCGTGTGTCTTTAAAAGGCGGATTCGGCACGCCCGCCAGCGTGCTGGACCTGCAGGTGCAGATGCCGCATGCCGGCCAATTGTGGCCGGGCCTGGAGCTGGGCAAGGCATCGGTTCAAGGCGTTCTGAAAGGTTCTGTCGCCAGCCATGCCTTGGAGCTGAAAGGACAATACGATCTGGGCGGGAACACACGCACGCAACTGGGCCAGGGGCTGGCCCAGGCCGATCTGGCCCTGGCCGGCAATTGGAATTTTGCCGCGCAAGGCAAGGCGGCTTCCTGGGATGGGCGCATCACGCGTCTGAATGCCGACCATGCCGGCCTGGGCCTGAAACTGCAGTCGGCCTTGCCGGTGTTGTTTACCGCGGCGCTGACCCCGCCTGCGCCCGAGCCCGAGCGCGTGCAGGCTTTGGAGCAAGAACAAGGCGCGCAGACCGCCTCGGCTCAGACGGCACCCGGCACCGCGACTGTGGCCAGTTCGTCGGTACAAGCTGTCAAGGCAACGGCTGGGGCCGGCGCAGCTCCCTGGTCGGTGCGGATAGGGGCGAGCTCTTTGGCGACGACTCTGGATGGGCAGTCCTGGATAAGCTTGCGGCATGTGGAATCGCGCTATCAGGCCGGGCAGTGGGCCAGTCAGGCAGAGCTTAACGATCTGGTGCTGTCCGAGCCGCGCATTCAGCGGTTGATGCGCAAGCTGGGCCTGCAAGAGCAGACCCAGGAGAAAAAAGGCGGTGTGAAGGTGGCTTCGCGCCGCAATGCCCGTCCCGACGAAATCGAGATCAAGGCGGGCTGGAACCTGAGTTTTGCAGGCGGCTTGTCCGGTCAGGTACGCATCGAGCGCGTCAGCGGCGATATACAGGTGCCGGCCGAACCGCCGTTTCCGCTGGGGCTGCAGGATCTGGGTCTGGTCATTAAAGCAACGCCGGGGCAGGGGGGGCGCAGCCGGTTGGATGCGGTGCTGGATGTGCGCACCCAGCGCATGGGCTACCTGACGGCCAGCGCCCAGACCGTGGTGCATGCCACGCCGGGCGGCGGTATTGCGCTGCGCGATACCGATCCCAAAGCCATCAACATCAAGGCCAATATCGACGATCTGGGCTGGACCAGCCTGTTTCTGGGCGATGCTATGGAGCTGGGCGGGCGCTTGAATGCCGATGTAAACATCGATGTCGGCGCCAAATGGGCCTGGACCAGCCGGGGCACGGTGACGGGCCGCGATCTGCGCTTTACGCGCCTGGACGATGGCATCCGTTTGCTCAATGGCAGTCTGGATGCGCGATTTGACGACGAGATCTTCCACCTGGACAGCCTGACCTTTCCGGCGATTTTGCGTGTGGAGCCCAAGGAATGGCGTACCGCCACCTGGCTTCGCGAAAGCCCGGATGCCAAGGATGGCAAGCTGACGGTATCGGGACAGTGGAACCTGATGACTCAGCAAGGGGCCTTTGCGGTCGATATTCTGCGTTTTCCGATTGTGCAGCGCGCCGACCGCTACGCCATGATGTCCGGACGCCTGGATCTGGATATGGATTTGCCGCAGGTTGCTATTCGTGGCAAGGTGGTGGCCGATGCTGGCTGGTTCAATCTGGACATGCTGGGCGGTATTCCCACTGTGGACAGTGACGTCGTGGTGCTGCGCGCGGGTCAGACCCTCAAGGACGAAGACGTCTCGGGGACGACGGACATGACCATGGAAATCGATGTGGACCTGGGGCCGCGCTTTTATCTGACCGGCTACGGGGTCAACTCCGGTCTGGTGGGTAATCTGCGCATTTCCATGATAGGCGGCAAATTGACCGGCATAGGTGCCTTGCGCACACGGGGCGGGCGTATCGAACTGTACGGCCAGAAACTGTTGCTGCGGCGCGGTACTGTTACGTTTCAGGGCGACATTACGGCACCTATTCTGGATATCGAAGCCTTGCGTACCAATCAGGCCGTGCAGGCCGGCGTCAAAGTGATCGGCACTGCCCGCCGTCCACGGATCGACCTGGTGTCTTATCCGGAAGTCAGCGAAGTCGAGAAACTGTCCTGGCTGCTGCTGGGCCACGGTCCGGACGATTCCGGCGGCGACATTGCCTTGCTGCTCAGTGTCGGCACCTCTTTTCTGGGTGATGGCGAACCTTTTTATCGCAAGTTCGGCATCGACGAGGTCGCCATGCGTTCGGGCGATCTGGGCAGTCCCGGCAGCATTCTGCCCGTGGAAAGTGTGGTCAAATCGCTGAACAGCGGCACCAGCGACGAAGAACGCAAGTTCATCGCGATCTCCAAGGCCTTGACCGAAGACATCACGATCAGCCTGCAGCAGGCCATGGCCGACACCGGCACGGTGGGCCGGGTCAGCTACCGGTTGGCGCGCGGGCTGACAGCCGAGCTCAGTGCGGGCACGGTCAATGGTCTGGCGCTGATCTATCGCTGGTTTTCCCAGGATTGA
- the dcd gene encoding dCTP deaminase: protein MSIKSDRWIRRVAADGMIDPFEPGQVRSVDGQRIVSYGTSSYGYDVRCANEFKIFTNINSTIVDPKAFDEKSFVDFVGDVCIIPPNSFALARTVEYFRIPRSVLTMCLGKSTYARCGIIVNVTPLEPEWEGHVTLEFSNTTPLPAKIYAGEGCAQMLFFESDEVCEVSYRDRGGKYQGQLGVTLPRT from the coding sequence ATGAGTATCAAAAGCGACCGTTGGATTCGGCGGGTTGCTGCCGATGGCATGATCGACCCTTTCGAGCCTGGCCAGGTGCGTAGCGTGGACGGACAGCGCATCGTAAGCTATGGCACGAGCAGCTATGGCTACGATGTGCGTTGCGCCAATGAATTCAAGATTTTCACCAATATCAATTCCACCATCGTGGACCCCAAGGCTTTTGACGAAAAGTCCTTCGTGGATTTTGTGGGCGATGTGTGCATCATCCCGCCCAACTCGTTCGCCTTGGCCCGTACGGTCGAATATTTCCGCATTCCGCGCAGCGTGCTGACCATGTGTTTGGGCAAGAGCACCTATGCGCGCTGCGGCATCATCGTCAACGTCACGCCGCTGGAGCCCGAATGGGAAGGGCACGTGACGCTGGAGTTTTCCAACACCACCCCCTTGCCGGCCAAGATCTACGCCGGCGAAGGTTGTGCGCAGATGTTGTTCTTTGAAAGCGACGAAGTCTGCGAAGTGTCGTACCGCGATCGCGGCGGCAAATATCAGGGTCAGCTGGGCGTTACCTTGCCCCGTACCTAG